CCAACCTCCTTATTAAATAGAACTTTCGCGAATTGATTACTGCCCTCCTTTGTATAAAGGATGGGTTTATTATAATATAAACTTCAAGTTTTGTAAATGTTCCGATTATTACATTTTCTTTACTAAAATTTAGATTAAAAATGGATAATATCTATCAACAACGAAAACACTATGTAGAGTGATTAGAATGCTATTTAGTGAAAGGAGTCAACACAGTGAAAAAATTCTCTTCAATAGTATTGACATTGCTTTTAATGCTTTCATTACTACCATCCGTCTTTGCCGAAAAAATCCCTGAGAAAAGTGGACCAGCGCAGTATCAAGTGCCTTCTTCCGTTCGAAATATTACTAAAGAAAATACGTATCCAAATCCAACGCAAGATTTACCTTTATTACAACCGAGTGAGTTAACTAAAAAATTGATCGATTCATCTAAAGTTAAAATAGAGAATCCAGATTTAATTCGGATGCTAAATGAATCTAGTATCAATAGTACACCGTTTGCAATTGGGTATCGGGCAATTGTTTATCTTGGCCAGTGGCCTTTAAACTATGTATCGACGGAAACCTCCCCAAATTGGGAATATCAAAAAATAAATACTAATTATTACGATAATAGGGGTGGCAAGGTTCCGTACCAAATTCATTATGTTCAAGAGGCACAAAAGATAATAAGAGGTGGTTTAACGGCGAAAATTTCCAATGCAGAAGAAGTTAAGAAAATGATGCTCTTAAAAGCAATGGAAAAAACAAAACTACCGCTTTCTTTTGATACCGTGATTGGAGGCGGGACTAAAAATGATCATGTCTATAATATTGCTTCCAATCGATTGGGCTATCTATATGCTTATGCACCAGCAGTAAATGAAAAAGGAAAAGTTACTTTCGGTGAAGTTTACTTAATGCTA
The Neobacillus sp. PS3-40 genome window above contains:
- a CDS encoding YfkD family protein; this translates as MKKFSSIVLTLLLMLSLLPSVFAEKIPEKSGPAQYQVPSSVRNITKENTYPNPTQDLPLLQPSELTKKLIDSSKVKIENPDLIRMLNESSINSTPFAIGYRAIVYLGQWPLNYVSTETSPNWEYQKINTNYYDNRGGKVPYQIHYVQEAQKIIRGGLTAKISNAEEVKKMMLLKAMEKTKLPLSFDTVIGGGTKNDHVYNIASNRLGYLYAYAPAVNEKGKVTFGEVYLMLKGSKKFIVVKNVTSQGIGAWIPVQDYVSFGFYAAERPR